One Thermoanaerobacter pseudethanolicus ATCC 33223 DNA window includes the following coding sequences:
- a CDS encoding DUF6075 family protein, with the protein MPSEVYVKLEIEEDHLKRLSNLLERDKTHLQDKERIALFHILSGKDSLYQNIDKIYDFKDHTIKPECLDDGEWTNEDRKLIALAFNLYNNYKITPLEVFSGLSKDSFLLALAGIVERIYS; encoded by the coding sequence ATGCCTTCTGAGGTATATGTAAAGCTTGAAATTGAGGAAGACCATTTAAAACGGTTATCTAACCTCTTAGAGAGGGATAAAACACATCTACAGGACAAAGAGAGGATTGCTTTGTTTCATATTCTATCAGGGAAAGATAGTCTCTATCAAAACATTGATAAGATTTACGATTTTAAAGACCACACAATAAAACCAGAATGTTTAGATGATGGCGAATGGACAAATGAAGATAGAAAACTAATTGCATTGGCATTTAATCTTTATAACAACTACAAAATAACACCTTTAGAGGTGTTTTCGGGACTGAGCAAAGATTCCTTTTTATTGGCATTGGCAGGCATTGTAGAAAGGATTTACAGTTGA
- a CDS encoding ParM/StbA family protein: MFKVGLDLGYGYVKGINEKGKEVLFPSLVGNAYERVLSGLFGTDNNKADNMHVVIVNENKEEYFVGELARREGKNVSYAFDEDKIYHPNTRALLTASCLLLLPEEEVPVHIVTGLPLEQYIHKKEEFKNMLKNFKVMAYFKGDEKVKTIKFEKVTIFPQAAGAVYHAVMADIQKYLVKGSYIGLIDIGFKTTDYIVFMVEDKLILREDMSGTVEVGMSALNNTVDKIFTQRTGSKIDVSELIRLISDGKIFYKGRELDFTKEIDAVRSEIARVMKDKIKLIWGSKLDFFNTVFLAGGGAKELVEYMKDFYEKIVLVKNAQFANARGFLKVAELEEKKAVNVR, encoded by the coding sequence ATGTTTAAGGTTGGTTTGGACCTCGGTTACGGGTATGTAAAAGGAATTAATGAGAAAGGAAAAGAAGTACTATTTCCTTCACTGGTTGGAAATGCGTACGAAAGAGTTTTGAGCGGCTTATTTGGTACAGATAATAATAAAGCAGATAATATGCATGTCGTTATTGTGAATGAGAATAAAGAAGAGTATTTTGTTGGTGAGCTGGCAAGGAGAGAAGGGAAGAATGTTTCGTACGCTTTTGATGAAGATAAGATATACCATCCCAACACGAGGGCACTTCTTACTGCTTCGTGCCTTTTACTGCTGCCAGAAGAGGAAGTGCCGGTGCACATTGTAACCGGTCTTCCGCTGGAGCAGTACATACACAAAAAGGAAGAGTTTAAAAATATGCTGAAAAATTTCAAGGTCATGGCATATTTTAAGGGAGATGAAAAGGTAAAAACAATCAAATTTGAGAAGGTTACTATATTCCCTCAAGCAGCCGGAGCGGTGTACCATGCTGTTATGGCTGACATACAGAAGTATCTTGTAAAGGGAAGCTATATAGGCTTAATCGATATAGGATTCAAGACTACGGATTATATAGTTTTCATGGTTGAAGATAAGCTCATTTTAAGAGAGGATATGTCAGGGACTGTAGAAGTTGGAATGTCTGCTCTTAACAATACAGTGGATAAAATATTCACACAGAGAACTGGAAGCAAAATTGATGTCTCTGAATTGATAAGGCTTATAAGTGACGGGAAAATATTCTATAAAGGAAGGGAACTTGATTTTACAAAAGAGATTGATGCAGTGCGCAGCGAGATTGCAAGGGTAATGAAAGATAAGATAAAGCTGATATGGGGAAGTAAGCTGGACTTCTTCAATACTGTCTTTCTGGCAGGTGGAGGAGCAAAAGAATTAGTGGAATATATGAAGGATTTTTACGAAAAGATAGTATTGGTGAAAAATGCACAGTTTGCAAATGCCAGGGGATTTCTTAAAGTTGCGGAATTAGAGGAGAAAAAAGCAGTTAATGTGCGGTGA
- a CDS encoding helix-turn-helix domain-containing protein, translated as MDKKLLRLPEVARILDLKEDRVYALAREGLLPVIRIGRQLRVDPDKLQEWLDNGGQGYPGGWKREAE; from the coding sequence ATGGATAAAAAGTTATTAAGGTTACCGGAGGTAGCAAGAATACTTGACTTGAAGGAGGACAGAGTATACGCCTTGGCAAGGGAAGGACTGTTACCGGTAATACGAATAGGCAGGCAATTAAGAGTAGACCCAGATAAATTACAGGAATGGCTTGATAATGGCGGGCAAGGATATCCCGGCGGTTGGAAAAGGGAGGCTGAATAA
- a CDS encoding DUF3987 domain-containing protein, producing METKQEVIEAIKKFKQERQLPNTEKFFNTIIPQRQKDNIQEEEIEEAIPWPEDLPEAAYHGLIGEIIRAIEPYTEADNVALLMSFLTTIGNYIGKNIYTKVAADTHGTNIFTLLIGDTAKARKGTSLGPVREAFKRIDEDYIKDKNVEGLASGEGLIWAIRDPIVEKVKDKKTGEFKEELTDLGVEDKRLLVTESEFATILKRMQREGNILSPIIRQAWDGYKIQSLSKNNPAIVTGPHVSIIGHITVEELRNHLRNVELFNGFANRFIWQCVRRSKLLPEGPVIPDTIYNEIIQKLDDVFRWARENKGEIRRDDEATEFWKEAYPILTEDKDGVIGAITSRAEAQVLRLSLIYAILDKSKVIRKEHIEGAIAIWQRSEQSIEFIFGDSSGDEIQDRILEALKRGPMTQTEIFVNVFNRKIPAIRIRDTLQRLSAKGLISGKSIPTKGRPKTVWELNEQK from the coding sequence ATGGAAACTAAGCAAGAAGTTATAGAAGCAATAAAAAAATTCAAGCAAGAAAGACAATTACCGAATACAGAAAAATTCTTTAATACTATTATACCACAACGACAGAAGGATAATATACAGGAAGAAGAAATAGAGGAAGCTATACCATGGCCAGAGGATTTGCCAGAAGCGGCTTATCATGGGCTTATAGGGGAAATTATAAGAGCCATTGAACCATATACAGAAGCCGACAATGTAGCTTTATTAATGAGCTTTCTTACAACGATAGGTAATTATATAGGCAAAAACATATATACGAAAGTAGCAGCAGATACACATGGTACAAACATTTTCACATTGCTAATAGGTGATACTGCAAAGGCAAGGAAAGGAACCTCTTTAGGACCAGTAAGAGAGGCTTTTAAAAGAATAGATGAGGATTATATAAAGGATAAAAATGTAGAAGGATTAGCCAGCGGTGAAGGACTTATTTGGGCTATAAGAGACCCTATAGTAGAAAAAGTAAAAGACAAAAAGACAGGAGAATTTAAAGAAGAATTAACTGACTTAGGAGTCGAGGATAAAAGGCTTTTAGTTACAGAAAGCGAATTTGCTACTATCCTAAAGAGGATGCAAAGAGAAGGCAACATATTATCACCTATTATTAGGCAAGCATGGGATGGATATAAGATACAGTCCTTAAGCAAAAACAATCCTGCAATTGTAACTGGACCTCATGTATCAATTATTGGCCATATTACAGTAGAAGAGTTAAGGAACCACTTAAGGAACGTAGAATTATTTAACGGATTTGCGAACAGATTTATATGGCAATGTGTAAGAAGAAGCAAACTATTGCCAGAAGGTCCAGTTATACCAGATACAATCTATAACGAAATTATACAAAAGTTAGATGATGTGTTTAGATGGGCAAGAGAAAATAAAGGTGAAATACGTAGAGATGATGAAGCAACAGAATTTTGGAAAGAAGCATATCCAATTTTGACAGAGGATAAAGATGGAGTGATTGGGGCTATTACCAGTAGAGCAGAAGCACAGGTTTTAAGATTATCATTGATTTATGCGATATTAGATAAATCAAAGGTCATAAGAAAGGAGCATATAGAAGGGGCTATTGCAATATGGCAGAGAAGCGAACAATCGATAGAGTTTATTTTTGGCGATAGTTCAGGTGATGAGATACAAGATAGAATATTGGAAGCATTAAAAAGAGGTCCTATGACACAAACAGAGATTTTTGTAAATGTCTTTAATAGAAAAATACCAGCAATAAGAATAAGAGACACTTTGCAGAGACTTTCAGCTAAAGGGTTAATCAGTGGGAAAAGTATACCTACTAAAGGCAGGCCTAAAACAGTATGGGAACTTAATGAACAAAAATAG
- the tcmP gene encoding three-Cys-motif partner protein TcmP, translating to MFFNEVKSQSLIKKEIVVKYFDAWAKIMNKRSDRLGYIDLFSGPGNYEDGTDSTPIAIMKLILKNNDYRNKFVTVFNDKNKRYIGKLESAISNLENIKSLKYEPIFLNLELDIQTSDIFAATSIIPSLIFIDPWGYKGVTQKLISSLTKDWGCDAILFFNYNRIRSGIKNPKVEEHMISLFGEKRYLKLREELNKSNCLDKESLIMNEFREAMSDIGIEYILTFRFKNEDKEDTSHYIVFLSKNFTAHNIMKEVMASLSSDKIHGVAKFEYIPDKERQLSLKDLYENPLDELRNELLTQYAGKTITFERLFYEHSKNKPFIKKNYKEVLTRLEEEGKILCNPDKSRRKKNTFSDKVVIKFL from the coding sequence ATGTTTTTTAATGAAGTTAAAAGTCAGTCGCTTATTAAAAAAGAGATTGTTGTTAAGTATTTTGATGCATGGGCTAAAATTATGAATAAGCGTAGTGATAGATTGGGTTATATTGATTTATTTTCTGGACCAGGTAATTATGAAGATGGTACAGATTCCACTCCTATAGCTATTATGAAGTTAATTCTTAAAAACAATGATTATAGAAACAAATTTGTAACTGTATTTAATGACAAAAATAAACGCTATATTGGTAAATTAGAATCAGCTATCAGTAATCTTGAAAATATCAAATCTTTAAAATATGAACCTATCTTTCTTAACCTTGAATTGGATATTCAAACAAGTGATATTTTTGCTGCTACTTCAATAATACCAAGTCTTATTTTTATAGATCCCTGGGGTTATAAAGGTGTTACTCAAAAGTTAATTTCTTCATTGACTAAAGATTGGGGCTGCGATGCAATACTTTTCTTCAATTATAATCGTATACGTTCCGGCATAAAAAATCCTAAGGTTGAAGAACACATGATAAGTTTGTTTGGAGAAAAAAGATATTTAAAGTTACGGGAAGAGCTTAATAAAAGCAATTGTCTAGATAAGGAAAGCTTAATTATGAATGAATTTCGTGAGGCCATGAGTGATATAGGTATTGAATATATTCTTACTTTTAGATTTAAAAATGAGGACAAAGAAGATACTAGTCATTACATAGTATTTTTGTCTAAAAACTTTACAGCACATAACATAATGAAAGAAGTTATGGCTTCATTGAGCTCAGATAAAATACATGGTGTTGCAAAATTTGAGTATATCCCTGATAAAGAGAGACAGCTTTCATTAAAGGATTTATACGAAAATCCTTTAGATGAATTAAGAAACGAATTGCTTACACAGTATGCAGGAAAAACAATAACTTTTGAAAGGCTTTTTTATGAGCATAGTAAAAATAAACCTTTCATTAAAAAGAATTACAAGGAGGTACTTACTAGACTTGAAGAAGAAGGAAAGATACTTTGTAACCCTGATAAAAGTCGACGAAAGAAAAATACTTTTAGTGACAAAGTAGTTATAAAATTTTTATAG
- a CDS encoding radical SAM protein produces MDRITRKTLLYKTGVEYGDYTINHVEGCAHGCKFPCYAYMLAKRFGRIKSYEEWIKPKLVSNSLEILDKELPKLKDKINFVHLSFTTDPFMVGYPEVTNLSLEIIKKLNSNGIKVTTLTKGIYPDELLDKNSYSEYNEYGITLVSLDENFKKEYEPYSSDYKDRIASLKKLHNAGLKTWVSIEPYPTPNIINQDLRVILNEVAFVDKIVFGRLNYNKKVREYLWYKEFYNYCSDVVIRFCEQRNILYHIKDGTITDDAPYILKGYQNDTQDLFFKHTQRAVK; encoded by the coding sequence ATGGATAGAATAACAAGAAAAACATTATTATATAAAACGGGTGTCGAATATGGCGACTATACTATAAATCATGTAGAAGGATGTGCACATGGTTGTAAATTCCCATGTTATGCATATATGTTGGCAAAAAGATTCGGGAGGATAAAATCTTACGAAGAATGGATTAAACCTAAATTAGTTTCTAATTCGTTAGAGATTTTGGATAAAGAATTACCTAAATTGAAAGACAAAATAAATTTTGTACATTTAAGTTTTACAACAGATCCCTTTATGGTGGGGTATCCGGAAGTCACTAATCTATCCTTGGAAATTATTAAAAAACTTAACAGTAATGGTATCAAAGTTACTACATTAACTAAAGGGATCTATCCTGATGAGTTATTAGATAAAAATAGCTATAGTGAATACAATGAATATGGGATTACTTTAGTATCATTAGATGAAAATTTTAAAAAAGAATATGAACCTTATTCTTCTGATTATAAAGACCGAATAGCAAGCTTGAAGAAATTACACAATGCAGGGTTAAAAACTTGGGTTAGCATCGAGCCCTATCCTACACCAAATATTATTAATCAAGATTTGAGAGTAATTCTAAACGAAGTGGCTTTTGTTGATAAAATTGTATTTGGCAGGCTTAATTATAATAAAAAGGTACGAGAGTATTTATGGTATAAGGAATTCTACAATTATTGCAGCGATGTTGTAATAAGATTTTGCGAACAACGTAATATATTGTATCATATAAAAGATGGCACAATAACAGATGATGCTCCATATATATTAAAAGGATATCAAAATGATACACAAGATTTGTTTTTTAAGCATACACAGAGAGCAGTAAAATAA
- a CDS encoding replication-relaxation family protein: MQLTKRDLEILYWINRMRYVTVNQVAKKFKIGIWYTYKRLKKLCDDEYLYSLRIFRNKPGVYICTKKGAEISGSNLWAPKHYVNLANYEHDLKVVDLSIELERQGEWISMRELRQDSKTDMIPDGVLIKDGKKIAVEVELTKKSERNLKKKMGYYKRSIDYDEIWYFVSSRVVYDAVEKAAKEMDYVKIFYLSEVLKDEQQRAYANR; the protein is encoded by the coding sequence ATGCAGCTTACAAAAAGAGATTTGGAAATTTTATACTGGATAAATAGAATGAGGTATGTAACTGTAAATCAGGTAGCCAAAAAATTTAAGATAGGCATTTGGTATACATATAAAAGATTGAAAAAGTTGTGCGATGATGAATATTTATATTCCTTACGAATCTTCAGAAACAAGCCAGGGGTTTATATATGCACCAAAAAAGGAGCAGAAATTTCAGGGTCAAATTTATGGGCTCCGAAGCATTATGTTAATTTAGCCAATTACGAGCACGATTTAAAGGTTGTAGATTTAAGCATTGAGCTAGAAAGACAGGGAGAATGGATTTCCATGAGGGAACTGAGGCAGGACAGCAAGACAGACATGATACCGGATGGAGTTTTGATAAAGGATGGTAAAAAAATAGCTGTCGAAGTAGAGCTCACAAAGAAGTCAGAGAGAAATTTAAAGAAGAAAATGGGCTACTACAAAAGAAGTATTGACTACGATGAAATATGGTATTTCGTATCAAGCAGGGTAGTTTATGATGCGGTAGAAAAAGCAGCTAAAGAAATGGATTATGTTAAGATTTTTTATTTGAGCGAGGTGCTTAAGGATGAACAGCAGAGAGCTTACGCAAACAGATAA
- a CDS encoding type IV secretory system conjugative DNA transfer family protein → MNSRELTQTDKIAILVIGLVGALMFLPGIILGLMIYTAADRLKNKKWMVYAAVAAAVTLVILTVKDFNMLILDYFKLILETYKSLFNSKIPHNLDWIVLIKVGIPVGFTLSLMMELYTAAQPEWVKKKKKIGKDKERSFNERLVKKLEKLSQPDDGTLIGIDEAGNTVKITDEELNGHCLVLGATGAGKTTTLMNFIESAARRGIPVIIVDGKGEIGFAEKVKNMAEKYNQKFYLFSMVTQEGNMHYNPLRVGNFTELKDKLISLSDWTEPHYKFLSERYLQSAIRILQNTNNRVDLVNISKKLNYNALLEEAKKLVREGEMDKNEYEAFYDMIDSAKKDIIGLVNRLAVFSESEIGELLSDTEDEGTIDLIKCIEENAVVFFSLDALRFSEYSRLLGRLIVIDLKTTAARMFESNKKVFTIFDEFGVFAGPQVTDFINKSRAAGFHVILSTQELADLRIEGKIELMEQILGNTNIKIIHRQDVPVSAELLSSLIGTRDDITITMQVNEISPTGMGTVKEEKSFIVHPDEIKRLKRGEAFVVRKFPAFFVEKVLVRKV, encoded by the coding sequence ATGAACAGCAGAGAGCTTACGCAAACAGATAAAATAGCGATACTAGTTATTGGTCTTGTAGGAGCTTTGATGTTTTTACCGGGAATTATTCTTGGATTGATGATATACACTGCTGCTGATAGGTTAAAAAATAAGAAATGGATGGTTTATGCTGCAGTTGCAGCTGCAGTGACACTTGTAATTTTAACTGTAAAGGATTTTAATATGCTGATATTGGATTATTTTAAGCTGATACTTGAGACTTATAAGTCGCTTTTTAATAGCAAGATACCACATAACTTAGACTGGATAGTTTTAATAAAAGTCGGTATCCCTGTTGGATTTACTCTGTCACTAATGATGGAGTTGTATACTGCGGCACAGCCTGAGTGGGTAAAGAAAAAGAAGAAAATAGGGAAAGATAAAGAAAGAAGTTTTAATGAAAGGCTTGTAAAAAAACTGGAGAAGCTGTCACAGCCGGATGACGGAACCCTTATAGGTATTGATGAGGCCGGTAACACAGTGAAAATTACAGACGAGGAGCTTAATGGACACTGCTTGGTGTTAGGGGCTACGGGTGCAGGGAAAACTACTACTCTTATGAATTTTATTGAAAGCGCTGCAAGAAGAGGGATACCTGTGATTATAGTTGACGGGAAAGGTGAAATAGGTTTTGCGGAGAAAGTAAAAAATATGGCAGAAAAATATAATCAGAAGTTTTATCTTTTTTCTATGGTGACACAAGAAGGAAATATGCACTACAATCCTTTGAGAGTTGGAAACTTCACGGAATTAAAAGATAAGCTTATCAGTTTATCTGATTGGACGGAGCCTCACTACAAATTCTTAAGTGAAAGATACCTGCAGTCAGCAATAAGGATTTTACAGAATACAAATAACAGAGTAGATTTGGTTAACATCTCTAAAAAATTAAACTACAATGCTTTATTGGAAGAAGCAAAGAAACTAGTTAGGGAAGGAGAAATGGATAAAAATGAATACGAAGCTTTTTACGATATGATTGACAGCGCAAAAAAAGACATTATTGGCCTTGTGAACAGGCTGGCAGTGTTTTCAGAAAGCGAGATAGGAGAACTGCTTTCTGATACAGAAGATGAAGGTACAATTGACCTTATAAAATGCATAGAAGAAAATGCAGTGGTGTTTTTTAGTTTAGACGCTTTAAGATTTTCAGAATATTCAAGGCTTTTGGGAAGGCTGATAGTAATTGATTTAAAGACAACAGCGGCGAGAATGTTTGAAAGTAACAAAAAGGTGTTTACAATTTTTGATGAGTTTGGAGTGTTTGCAGGGCCTCAGGTTACAGATTTTATAAATAAATCAAGAGCTGCAGGATTTCATGTCATACTATCCACGCAGGAGCTTGCAGATTTAAGAATAGAGGGTAAAATAGAATTAATGGAGCAGATATTGGGCAACACAAATATTAAAATCATACACAGACAGGATGTACCAGTATCAGCTGAGCTTTTATCCTCACTCATAGGTACAAGGGATGATATAACCATCACAATGCAGGTGAATGAAATTTCACCTACTGGAATGGGTACAGTCAAGGAAGAAAAAAGCTTTATTGTGCATCCTGATGAAATAAAGCGGCTTAAAAGAGGAGAAGCTTTTGTGGTTAGAAAATTTCCAGCCTTTTTTGTGGAGAAGGTATTAGTGAGAAAGGTATAA
- a CDS encoding CHC2 zinc finger domain-containing protein, translating into MINSAIDKFTLIKDSIPLVQAIEYYGLHPIKRGRYHWIKCPFHNDKNPSLAIYEESFYCFGCGAHGDVIDFVARYFNLEPLEAVYRLAEDFNVPLPEERRLTKEEKKKIQQRIRQKQEEDKLYNDFLKAVDETYDYLCELNHLYTKIKQAISEPKDMELSEFVEACHEQDLINYWLDLLLEGNIQDKLFVVEEVKQWKLSKKL; encoded by the coding sequence ATGATTAATAGCGCTATCGATAAATTTACTCTAATTAAAGATAGCATTCCTTTAGTGCAGGCTATAGAATATTATGGCCTGCACCCTATTAAAAGGGGGAGGTACCATTGGATTAAGTGTCCATTTCATAATGATAAGAACCCTTCATTGGCAATCTATGAAGAATCCTTTTATTGCTTTGGTTGTGGAGCACATGGAGACGTTATAGATTTTGTAGCGAGATATTTTAACCTTGAACCATTAGAAGCGGTTTATAGGTTAGCGGAGGATTTTAATGTACCTCTTCCTGAAGAGAGGAGATTAACCAAAGAAGAAAAGAAAAAAATACAGCAACGTATACGGCAGAAACAAGAGGAAGATAAACTTTATAATGACTTTTTAAAGGCAGTTGACGAGACTTATGATTATCTATGTGAACTAAACCATTTATACACAAAAATAAAGCAGGCTATTAGCGAGCCTAAAGATATGGAACTAAGTGAATTTGTAGAAGCATGCCATGAGCAGGACCTAATTAATTACTGGTTGGACCTACTTCTTGAGGGAAATATTCAAGATAAACTTTTTGTAGTGGAGGAGGTTAAACAATGGAAACTAAGCAAGAAGTTATAG
- a CDS encoding DUF2442 domain-containing protein, with translation MYKVVSVKPTDDYKLLVTFDNGIVKEYDMKPKLNEWQFELLKSKAFFKAVKVDPGGYGVSWNSEMDLSEYELWKNGKEVNHSLN, from the coding sequence ATGTATAAAGTTGTCAGTGTGAAACCAACAGATGATTATAAACTGCTTGTTACTTTTGATAATGGGATAGTGAAAGAATACGATATGAAACCAAAGCTTAATGAGTGGCAGTTTGAGCTATTGAAAAGCAAAGCTTTTTTCAAAGCAGTAAAAGTTGATCCAGGAGGATATGGTGTAAGTTGGAATAGCGAAATGGATTTGAGTGAATATGAGCTTTGGAAAAATGGTAAAGAAGTTAACCACAGTTTAAATTAA
- a CDS encoding helix-turn-helix domain-containing protein: protein MEEYFTVKEVSEKLKLNTMTIYKWIKQGKIRAIKLGDTWRISESELNRILNENKNV from the coding sequence GTGGAAGAATACTTTACAGTAAAAGAAGTATCTGAAAAGCTAAAGCTAAATACTATGACTATTTATAAATGGATTAAACAAGGGAAAATTAGAGCTATTAAGCTTGGTGATACATGGCGAATATCTGAAAGTGAATTAAATCGGATATTGAATGAAAACAAAAACGTATAA
- the dhiT gene encoding type II toxin-antitoxin system toxin DhiT, with translation MPEITRFYGIVIKMYFGDHFPPHFHAIYGEYIGVFDINTLKMIEGDLPRRARELVVEWASKYQRELLEMWETQVFRKLPGLE, from the coding sequence ATGCCAGAGATAACAAGGTTTTATGGCATAGTAATTAAAATGTACTTTGGAGATCACTTTCCACCACACTTTCATGCTATATATGGAGAATACATAGGTGTATTTGATATTAATACTCTTAAAATGATTGAAGGAGATTTACCTAGAAGAGCAAGAGAGTTAGTCGTTGAATGGGCTAGCAAATATCAACGTGAACTTCTAGAAATGTGGGAGACTCAGGTATTTCGAAAATTGCCTGGATTGGAGTGA